A stretch of the Acidobacteriaceae bacterium genome encodes the following:
- a CDS encoding ThiF family adenylyltransferase has translation MSFAVKSEHEQPSESPTRSHSQDPIDERERYSRQILFAPIGHQGQQRLRTAHAVIVGVGATGAATAGLLARAGVGRLTLVDRDFVEPSNLQRQMLFEEDDARHCLPKAEAARRHLARVNSAVEITAHIADFTPSNAETLAGNADIILDCTDNFETRYLINDLCVRDARPWIYAAGVGSYAATMNILPRAAGERDPGFDPTACLACIFPSSPTGNVETCDTAGILSTAVNFAASLQVTETLKLLTGQPDRMRRTLLAYDLWTGERSEVSAGKPRPDCEVCGQRTFAALDGQGRAPITLCGRNAVQIHEHARPVDLAALARRLEPLGEVRANGMLLRFRASTHTITVFADGRALIQGTTDVGRARSLYARYVGA, from the coding sequence ATGTCTTTCGCGGTCAAAAGCGAGCATGAGCAGCCGAGTGAGAGCCCCACTCGCAGCCATTCTCAGGACCCGATAGACGAGCGCGAACGCTACTCCCGCCAGATTCTCTTTGCGCCCATCGGGCATCAGGGTCAGCAGCGTCTCAGGACCGCGCACGCTGTCATCGTAGGCGTGGGAGCCACGGGAGCCGCAACGGCCGGCCTGCTCGCCCGCGCTGGTGTGGGTCGCCTTACGCTCGTCGATCGCGATTTCGTCGAGCCCTCCAATCTGCAGCGCCAGATGCTCTTCGAAGAGGACGACGCCCGTCACTGCCTGCCCAAAGCCGAGGCCGCTCGGCGGCACCTGGCGCGCGTCAACTCTGCTGTAGAAATCACCGCCCACATCGCGGATTTCACACCAAGCAATGCCGAGACATTGGCCGGCAACGCGGACATCATCCTCGATTGCACCGATAACTTCGAGACGCGCTACCTCATCAACGACCTCTGTGTGCGAGATGCCCGGCCGTGGATATATGCCGCTGGGGTCGGATCCTACGCCGCGACCATGAATATCCTGCCCCGCGCGGCCGGCGAGCGCGATCCCGGCTTCGATCCGACCGCCTGCCTCGCCTGCATCTTCCCGTCGAGCCCGACCGGAAATGTCGAGACCTGCGACACGGCGGGTATTCTCTCGACCGCAGTCAACTTCGCAGCCTCGCTCCAGGTCACCGAGACCTTGAAGCTGCTCACCGGACAACCTGACCGCATGCGCCGTACGCTTCTGGCCTACGATCTCTGGACGGGCGAGCGCTCCGAAGTCTCCGCCGGCAAGCCGCGTCCGGACTGCGAGGTATGCGGCCAGCGAACGTTCGCGGCTCTGGATGGCCAGGGTCGCGCTCCGATTACTCTCTGCGGCCGCAATGCAGTCCAGATCCATGAACATGCCCGCCCGGTTGATTTGGCCGCGCTGGCGCGCAGGCTGGAACCGCTTGGCGAAGTCCGTGCGAATGGCATGCTGCTGCGTTTCCGTGCGTCTACACACACAATTACGGTGTTCGCGGACGGCCGCGCCTTGATCCAGGGAACGACGGACGTCGGTCGAGCCAGGTCCTTATACGCCAGATACGTCGGAGCTTAG